Proteins encoded by one window of Pseudomonas sp. LS44:
- the accC gene encoding acetyl-CoA carboxylase biotin carboxylase subunit, which translates to MLEKVLIANRGEIALRILRACKELGIKTVAVYSTADRELMHLGLADETVCIGPAPGAQSYLHIPAIIAAAEVTGATAIHPGYGFLAENADFAEQVENSGFAFIGPKAETIRLMGDKVSAKDAMKKAGVPTVPGSDGPLPEDEETALAIGREVGYPVIIKAAGGGGGRGMRVVHAEEDLIKSAKLTRTEAGAAFGNPMVYLEKFLTNPRHVEVQVLSDGQGNAIHLGDRDCSLQRRHQKVLEEAPAPGIDEGARQEVFARCVKACIDIGYRGAGTFEFLYENGHFYFIEMNTRVQVEHPVSEMVTGIDIVKEMLSIAAGNKLSIKQEDVVIRGHALECRINAEDPSTFMPCPGKVKHFHAPGGNGVRVDSHLYSGYSVPPNYDSLIGKLITYGATRDEAMARMRNALDEIVVDGIKTNIPLHRDLVRDQGFCKGGVNIHYLEKKLGMDKH; encoded by the coding sequence ATGTTGGAAAAAGTACTGATCGCCAACCGCGGTGAGATCGCCCTGCGTATCCTGCGTGCCTGCAAGGAACTGGGCATCAAGACCGTGGCGGTGTACTCCACGGCCGACCGCGAACTCATGCACCTGGGCCTCGCCGACGAGACTGTGTGCATCGGCCCGGCGCCGGGAGCGCAGTCCTACCTGCACATTCCGGCGATCATCGCCGCCGCCGAAGTAACCGGCGCCACAGCGATTCACCCGGGTTACGGCTTCCTTGCCGAGAACGCCGATTTCGCCGAACAGGTGGAAAACTCCGGCTTCGCCTTCATCGGCCCGAAAGCCGAGACCATTCGCCTGATGGGCGACAAGGTGTCAGCCAAGGACGCCATGAAGAAAGCCGGCGTGCCGACCGTACCGGGCTCCGATGGGCCGCTGCCGGAAGACGAAGAGACTGCGCTGGCGATTGGCCGTGAAGTCGGCTATCCGGTGATCATCAAAGCCGCTGGCGGCGGCGGCGGTCGCGGCATGCGCGTGGTGCATGCCGAGGAAGACTTGATCAAGTCGGCCAAGCTGACCCGCACCGAAGCCGGCGCGGCGTTTGGCAACCCGATGGTCTACCTGGAGAAGTTCCTCACCAACCCACGTCACGTGGAAGTGCAGGTACTGTCCGACGGCCAGGGCAACGCCATCCATCTCGGTGATCGCGACTGCTCGCTGCAACGTCGCCACCAGAAGGTCTTGGAAGAAGCGCCAGCACCGGGCATCGATGAAGGCGCCCGTCAGGAAGTCTTCGCTCGCTGCGTTAAAGCCTGCATCGATATCGGCTACCGCGGCGCCGGCACCTTCGAATTCCTCTATGAGAACGGTCACTTCTACTTCATCGAGATGAACACCCGCGTGCAGGTGGAGCATCCGGTATCGGAGATGGTTACCGGGATCGACATCGTCAAGGAAATGCTCAGCATCGCCGCCGGCAACAAGCTGTCGATCAAGCAGGAAGACGTGGTGATTCGTGGTCACGCGCTGGAATGCCGGATCAACGCGGAAGACCCTTCGACCTTCATGCCGTGCCCCGGCAAGGTCAAACACTTCCACGCCCCGGGCGGCAATGGCGTACGCGTCGACTCGCACCTGTACAGCGGTTACAGCGTACCGCCGAACTACGACTCGCTGATCGGCAAGCTGATCACCTACGGCGCCACCCGCGACGAAGCCATGGCGCGCATGCGCAATGCTCTGGACGAGATCGTGGTCGACGGGATCAAGACCAACATCCCGCTGCATCGCGACCTGGTTCGTGACCAGGGCTTCTGCAAAGGCGGCGTGAATATCCATTACCTGGAAAAGAAACTGGGTATGGATAAGCACTAA
- a CDS encoding methyl-accepting chemotaxis protein, protein MGLAAAAEEQREDRGIALKRELASLLKRYPAELARTRELILRRSQLAASTEAKVDALQQALLASEPTVRAEHARIQREVQLLQGLIIGLILLIALTIDRIQRRLARVLRQLVPALSAWAAGDFAAPIHLPTRTRELRDIEASLNRLRLYLVELVGTLRGHAEQVAGSSRSLADLSGGLHSGAQRQAGGTAQIRDALGELEATIQQVAGNASHAAAASRDADLALEKGQQVIGQSLGGLHALVGEVQGNAQAIERLATETETIDQVLTVIRSIAEQTNLLALNAAIEAARAGETGRGFAVVAEEVRSLAQRTSGATGEIQQLIGRLQQAATQSLNAMRSQVEHAESSTRQAQAADGALDEIIAAIRTIASMAELIAAATAQQTGAVSEIRDHSERIHLLGDDNLQRIGQSRQQGDHLLQLGEQLHHAVQAFRV, encoded by the coding sequence ATGGGCCTGGCCGCAGCCGCTGAAGAGCAACGCGAGGACCGCGGCATCGCCCTCAAGCGCGAGCTGGCCAGCCTGCTCAAACGCTACCCGGCCGAACTCGCACGGACCCGCGAGCTGATCCTGCGGCGCAGCCAGTTGGCCGCTAGCACCGAGGCCAAAGTCGACGCCCTGCAACAGGCGCTGCTCGCCAGCGAGCCGACCGTGCGCGCCGAACACGCGCGCATCCAGCGCGAGGTGCAGCTGCTCCAGGGCCTGATCATCGGCCTGATCCTGTTGATCGCGCTGACCATCGACCGCATCCAACGGCGGCTCGCACGAGTCCTCAGGCAACTGGTGCCGGCGCTGTCGGCCTGGGCCGCCGGCGATTTCGCCGCGCCAATCCACTTGCCGACCCGTACCCGCGAGTTGCGCGACATCGAAGCATCGCTCAACCGCCTGCGCCTGTACCTGGTCGAACTGGTCGGCACCTTGCGCGGGCATGCCGAGCAAGTCGCCGGCAGCAGCCGCAGCCTGGCTGATCTGAGCGGCGGCCTACACAGCGGCGCCCAGCGTCAGGCCGGCGGCACGGCGCAGATCCGCGACGCGCTGGGCGAACTGGAAGCGACCATCCAGCAAGTCGCCGGCAACGCCAGCCACGCCGCCGCGGCCAGTCGCGATGCCGACCTCGCCCTGGAAAAGGGCCAGCAGGTGATAGGCCAAAGCCTCGGCGGCCTGCATGCGCTAGTCGGTGAAGTACAAGGCAACGCCCAGGCCATCGAACGTCTAGCGACGGAGACGGAAACCATCGACCAGGTGTTGACGGTGATCCGCAGCATCGCCGAACAGACCAACCTGCTGGCCCTCAACGCGGCCATTGAGGCGGCGCGTGCCGGCGAAACGGGCCGCGGTTTTGCGGTGGTCGCCGAAGAGGTGCGCTCGCTGGCGCAGCGCACCAGCGGCGCCACCGGCGAAATCCAGCAGCTGATCGGGCGCCTGCAACAAGCAGCCACACAATCGTTGAACGCCATGCGCAGCCAGGTCGAGCATGCCGAGTCGAGCACTCGCCAGGCTCAGGCGGCCGACGGCGCGCTGGACGAAATCATCGCGGCGATCCGCACCATCGCCAGCATGGCCGAACTGATCGCCGCCGCCACCGCCCAGCAAACTGGCGCGGTCAGCGAGATTCGCGACCATAGCGAGCGCATCCACCTGCTCGGCGACGACAACCTGCAACGGATTGGCCAGAGCCGCCAGCAAGGCGACCACCTACTGCAACTGGGCGAGCAATTGCACCACGCGGTGCAGGCGTTCCGCGTCTAG
- the dusB gene encoding tRNA dihydrouridine synthase DusB yields the protein MSAVRIGPYALPNQLILAPMAGVTDRPFRQLCRRLGAGLVVSEMVTSDISLWKTRKSSLRLMHAGDPEPRSVQIAGGDPQMLADAARANVELGAQIIDINMGCPAKKVCNKAAGSALMKDEALVAEILAAVVQAVDVPVTLKIRTGWDRDNKNGLRVAKIAEQAGIQALAVHGRTRADLYTGEAEYDTIAAIKQAVSMPVFANGDIDSPEKARRVLDATGVDALLIGRAAQGRPWIFREIEHFLRTGEHLPAPTVHEVERILLGHLAELHSFYGDVMGVRIARKHVSWYLATLPGAREFRAQFNRLENTDVQCASVQQFFAERRNRGEEVAA from the coding sequence ATGTCGGCGGTACGCATCGGCCCCTATGCATTGCCCAACCAATTGATCCTCGCCCCCATGGCGGGTGTCACGGATCGCCCATTCCGCCAGCTCTGTCGGCGCCTGGGTGCAGGTCTGGTGGTTTCGGAGATGGTGACCAGCGATATCAGTCTGTGGAAGACCCGCAAATCCAGCCTGCGCCTGATGCACGCCGGCGATCCCGAGCCGCGCTCGGTACAGATCGCTGGCGGCGACCCGCAGATGCTCGCCGACGCCGCCCGCGCCAACGTGGAACTCGGTGCGCAGATCATCGACATCAACATGGGCTGTCCGGCCAAGAAGGTCTGCAACAAGGCCGCCGGCTCGGCGTTGATGAAGGATGAGGCGCTGGTGGCCGAAATCCTCGCTGCAGTGGTCCAGGCGGTGGATGTGCCGGTGACCCTGAAGATCCGCACCGGCTGGGATCGCGACAACAAGAATGGTCTGCGCGTGGCGAAGATCGCCGAGCAGGCCGGCATCCAGGCGCTGGCCGTGCATGGCCGCACGCGCGCCGATCTGTACACCGGTGAAGCCGAATACGACACCATCGCCGCGATCAAGCAGGCGGTGTCGATGCCGGTGTTCGCCAATGGCGACATCGATTCGCCGGAAAAGGCCCGCCGGGTCCTCGATGCCACCGGCGTCGATGCCCTGCTGATCGGCCGCGCGGCCCAGGGGCGGCCGTGGATTTTCCGCGAGATAGAACATTTTTTGCGCACCGGCGAGCATCTGCCGGCGCCAACCGTGCATGAGGTGGAACGCATTCTGCTAGGGCATCTGGCCGAACTGCATAGTTTCTACGGCGACGTGATGGGCGTGCGTATCGCCCGCAAACACGTCAGCTGGTACCTCGCAACCCTGCCGGGCGCCAGGGAATTTCGCGCCCAATTCAATCGTCTGGAAAACACGGACGTGCAATGCGCCAGCGTTCAGCAATTTTTTGCCGAACGTCGCAACCGGGGGGAGGAAGTGGCCGCATGA
- the aroQ gene encoding type II 3-dehydroquinate dehydratase: MATLLVLHGPNLNLLGTREPGVYGAVTLEQINQDLERRAREAGHHLLYLQSNAEYELIERIHAARTEGVDFILINPAAFTHTSVALRDALLAVSIPFIEVHLSNVHKREPFRHHSYFSDVAVGVICGLGASGYRLALEAALEQLGVA; this comes from the coding sequence ATGGCCACGCTTTTGGTCCTGCATGGGCCCAATCTCAATTTGCTCGGCACCCGCGAACCGGGCGTCTACGGCGCTGTTACGCTCGAGCAAATCAACCAGGATCTGGAGCGCCGTGCTCGCGAAGCCGGCCATCATCTGCTCTATCTACAGAGCAACGCCGAGTACGAACTGATCGAGCGAATTCACGCCGCCAGGACCGAAGGTGTCGACTTTATCCTGATAAATCCCGCCGCTTTCACGCATACCAGCGTCGCATTACGTGACGCGTTGCTGGCGGTGAGCATCCCATTCATCGAAGTGCACCTGTCCAACGTGCACAAGCGCGAACCTTTCCGCCATCACTCCTACTTCTCCGACGTTGCGGTGGGAGTGATCTGCGGCCTTGGCGCCAGTGGTTATCGACTGGCCCTGGAGGCCGCCCTGGAACAACTGGGCGTCGCGTGA
- the prmA gene encoding 50S ribosomal protein L11 methyltransferase — protein MPWLQVRLAIAPEQAETYEDALLEVGAVSVTFMDAEDQPIFEPDLGTTPLWSHTHLLALFEADTDETSLLAHLQLLTGAQLPEHQIERIEDQDWERSWMDNFQPMRFGRRLWIVPSWHAAPEPEAVNLLLDPGLAFGTGTHPTTALCLEWLDGRELAGCDVVDFGCGSGILAIAALLLGARQAVGTDIDPQAIEASRDNASRNGIDPARFPIYLPADLPAQQADVVVANILAGPLVQLAPQITGLVKSGGQLALSGILAEQAEDVRAAYSQAFDLDPTAEKDGWIRISGRRR, from the coding sequence ATGCCCTGGTTACAAGTCCGTCTCGCCATCGCCCCGGAGCAGGCGGAAACCTACGAAGACGCCCTGCTGGAAGTCGGCGCGGTGTCGGTAACCTTCATGGACGCCGAAGATCAACCGATTTTCGAGCCGGACCTGGGCACCACGCCGCTGTGGTCGCACACTCATCTGCTCGCCCTGTTCGAAGCGGATACCGATGAAACCAGCCTGCTCGCCCACCTGCAGTTGCTGACCGGCGCGCAGTTGCCCGAGCATCAGATCGAACGCATCGAGGATCAGGACTGGGAACGCAGCTGGATGGACAACTTCCAGCCGATGCGCTTCGGCCGGCGCCTGTGGATCGTGCCGAGCTGGCACGCCGCGCCCGAGCCCGAGGCGGTCAACCTGCTGCTCGACCCCGGCCTGGCCTTCGGCACCGGCACCCACCCGACCACCGCGCTGTGCCTGGAATGGCTCGACGGCCGTGAGCTGGCTGGCTGCGATGTGGTGGATTTCGGCTGCGGCTCGGGGATTCTGGCCATCGCCGCGCTGTTGCTGGGCGCGCGCCAGGCGGTCGGTACCGATATCGATCCGCAGGCGATCGAGGCCTCGCGGGACAACGCCTCGCGCAACGGCATCGATCCGGCCCGTTTCCCGATCTATCTGCCGGCCGATCTGCCCGCCCAACAGGCGGATGTGGTGGTCGCCAACATCCTCGCCGGTCCGCTGGTGCAACTGGCGCCGCAAATCACCGGCCTGGTCAAGAGTGGCGGCCAACTGGCGCTGTCCGGCATCCTCGCCGAACAAGCCGAGGACGTGCGCGCCGCTTACAGCCAGGCCTTCGATCTCGACCCCACGGCGGAAAAAGACGGCTGGATCCGCATCAGCGGCCGCCGCCGCTGA
- a CDS encoding DUF3426 domain-containing protein, whose protein sequence is MIDSFVTQCPHCSTSFRVTRAQLGAARGAVRCGACMQVFNAGQQLLIDQPGVLGDQPPPSPSPAKSPVTPAPASKAADDTLWIHDDLDLDGLDLDEELARLEQQEMQLSREFVALERGAKPAEQILQRREESPHSADEAWAEALLREEIRDLAAPSPSTVASEPIESLAISATTDVQPLDVDDEPTPQVERQAEDGEDDFALSAVPDEPPVADQPRSQESFSALPPLGRKERQADDSLSNLNDEPLQFDWEAPRKPWGRWIAWGLLNLIAAVALASQYIAYHFDELARQDQYRPWFEQLCPTLGCQLPSKVDIDLIKSSNLVVRSHPEFAGALVVDAILYNRAPFSQPFPLLEMRFADIGGQLLASRRFKPSEYLAGELAGQAEMPPQTPIHISLDILDPGTKAVNYSLSFLSPE, encoded by the coding sequence ATGATCGACAGCTTCGTCACCCAATGCCCCCATTGCAGCACCAGCTTTCGCGTCACTCGCGCACAGCTTGGCGCCGCCCGTGGTGCGGTGCGGTGCGGTGCCTGCATGCAGGTGTTCAATGCCGGCCAGCAACTGCTGATCGATCAGCCTGGCGTCCTCGGCGACCAGCCACCGCCCAGCCCGTCGCCAGCCAAGTCACCGGTAACGCCGGCACCCGCTAGCAAAGCAGCCGACGATACGCTGTGGATTCACGACGATCTCGACCTCGACGGCCTCGATCTCGACGAGGAACTGGCTCGTCTGGAACAGCAGGAAATGCAGCTGTCCCGCGAGTTTGTCGCCCTCGAGCGCGGCGCCAAACCGGCCGAACAAATTCTCCAGCGCCGCGAAGAAAGCCCTCACAGCGCCGACGAAGCATGGGCCGAGGCGTTACTGCGCGAGGAAATTCGCGACCTGGCCGCACCATCCCCCAGCACCGTAGCGAGCGAGCCCATCGAGTCGCTCGCGATATCGGCGACAACGGATGTCCAGCCGCTCGACGTCGACGATGAGCCCACGCCGCAGGTCGAACGCCAAGCCGAGGACGGCGAAGACGATTTCGCTCTCAGCGCCGTGCCCGATGAGCCGCCCGTCGCCGATCAGCCGCGCAGCCAGGAGTCCTTCTCGGCGCTGCCGCCGCTGGGTCGCAAAGAGCGCCAGGCCGACGACAGCTTGAGCAATCTGAATGACGAGCCGCTGCAATTCGACTGGGAAGCACCGCGCAAACCCTGGGGTCGCTGGATCGCCTGGGGGCTTCTCAACCTGATCGCCGCCGTGGCGCTGGCCAGCCAGTACATCGCCTATCACTTCGACGAATTGGCCCGCCAGGACCAATATCGCCCCTGGTTCGAACAGCTGTGTCCGACGCTTGGCTGCCAGCTGCCGTCCAAGGTCGATATCGACCTGATCAAGAGCAGCAACCTGGTGGTGCGCAGCCATCCGGAGTTCGCCGGGGCGCTGGTGGTCGACGCCATCCTCTACAACCGCGCGCCGTTCTCCCAGCCATTCCCGCTGCTGGAAATGCGCTTCGCCGACATCGGTGGCCAGTTGCTCGCCAGTCGCCGCTTCAAACCCAGCGAATACCTGGCCGGTGAGCTAGCCGGGCAAGCGGAAATGCCGCCGCAAACGCCTATCCATATCTCCCTGGACATCCTCGATCCAGGCACCAAGGCGGTGAATTACAGCCTAAGCTTCCTCTCCCCGGAGTAA
- the accB gene encoding acetyl-CoA carboxylase biotin carboxyl carrier protein — translation MDIRKVKKLIELLEESGIDELEIREGEESVRISRHGKQQFAPQPVYAAAPAPVAAPTAAPTESAAPAAAKLNGNVVRSPMVGTFYRAASPTSGNFVEVGQSVKKGDILCIVEAMKMMNHIEAEASGVIESVLVENGQPVEYDQPMFTIV, via the coding sequence ATGGATATTCGTAAAGTCAAAAAACTGATCGAACTGCTGGAAGAGTCCGGTATCGATGAACTGGAAATTCGCGAAGGCGAAGAGTCCGTGCGCATCAGCCGCCACGGCAAGCAGCAGTTCGCACCGCAACCGGTGTATGCCGCCGCACCGGCTCCGGTCGCCGCTCCGACTGCCGCACCGACAGAGTCCGCTGCTCCGGCGGCGGCCAAGCTGAACGGCAACGTGGTGCGTTCGCCGATGGTCGGTACCTTCTACCGCGCCGCCTCGCCGACCTCGGGCAACTTCGTCGAAGTAGGCCAGAGCGTGAAGAAAGGCGACATTCTGTGCATCGTCGAAGCCATGAAGATGATGAACCACATCGAAGCCGAAGCCAGCGGTGTCATCGAATCAGTTCTGGTGGAAAATGGTCAGCCGGTTGAATACGACCAGCCGATGTTCACCATCGTTTGA
- a CDS encoding protein-disulfide reductase DsbD — translation MRRLLPLLLLLLALPAAAGLFDKRPNPELGGQLNNSADFLPVREAFRLSLVQSTPQSLKLRFVAAEGYYLYRHRFQFRVEPTDLAGGAVQLPPGEAKHDQYFGDVEVYHGVLDIDVPLNNPYNLPINLQVTYQGCADKGLCYPPETERLDIGAPPSPAGPSSTEEGTWTWHALALFFLAGLGLTFTPCVLPMLPILSGVVLRGQVGGLRGLSLSLAYVLPMAACFALLGALMGVFGAELNLQARLQSPWVLVPFAAFFVVFALAMFGVFELRLPRLISEPLDRLAGNARGGSLWGAALLGVLSSLLVSPCVSAPLAGALLYIGASGDALGGGLKLFALGLGMGAPLVLFATGGGALLPKSGNWLLTVRNTFGVLLLAVAVWLLERVLPGPLALALWATLAAGSGYFLARRGRLRLGLGRHVSLLAAALLLSYAVSAAVGAVRGGSDPLRPWSGALATGEWVTLDSASELDSALARAKAAGQPLLLDWYADWCISCKVIEREVFGTEQIKAQLTGYRLIRFDITASTAEQRAVLDRYKLFGPPAVLLFDEKGDERSDLRVVGEIDAAAFSARLQKAADR, via the coding sequence ATGCGTCGTCTGCTGCCCCTTCTGCTGCTCCTGCTCGCCCTACCCGCCGCCGCCGGCCTGTTCGACAAGCGTCCCAACCCGGAGCTGGGCGGGCAACTGAACAACAGCGCCGATTTCTTGCCGGTGCGCGAGGCGTTTCGCCTGAGCCTGGTGCAGAGCACACCACAGTCGCTGAAGCTGCGCTTTGTCGCCGCCGAGGGCTACTACCTGTATCGCCACCGCTTCCAGTTCCGCGTCGAGCCTACCGATCTGGCGGGCGGCGCGGTGCAGCTGCCGCCGGGCGAAGCCAAGCACGATCAGTATTTCGGCGACGTCGAGGTCTATCACGGTGTGCTGGATATCGATGTGCCGCTGAACAATCCCTACAACCTGCCGATCAACCTGCAGGTGACCTACCAGGGCTGCGCCGACAAAGGCCTCTGCTATCCGCCGGAAACCGAGCGTCTGGATATCGGCGCACCGCCCAGTCCGGCTGGCCCGAGCAGCACAGAGGAAGGCACCTGGACCTGGCATGCGCTGGCACTGTTCTTTCTCGCCGGCCTGGGCCTGACGTTCACTCCGTGCGTGCTGCCGATGCTGCCGATCCTGTCTGGCGTGGTGTTACGCGGGCAGGTTGGCGGACTGCGCGGCTTGAGCCTGTCGCTCGCCTATGTGCTGCCGATGGCCGCCTGCTTCGCTCTGCTCGGGGCGCTGATGGGCGTGTTCGGCGCCGAGCTGAATCTGCAGGCACGCCTGCAATCACCGTGGGTACTGGTGCCGTTCGCGGCCTTCTTCGTGGTGTTTGCCCTGGCCATGTTCGGCGTCTTCGAGCTGCGCCTGCCGCGCCTGATCAGCGAGCCACTCGACCGCCTGGCCGGCAACGCGCGCGGCGGTTCGCTCTGGGGTGCAGCGCTGCTCGGCGTGCTCTCCAGCCTGCTGGTCTCGCCCTGCGTCTCGGCGCCGCTGGCGGGTGCCCTGCTCTACATCGGCGCCAGCGGTGATGCGCTGGGTGGCGGCCTCAAGCTGTTCGCCCTGGGCCTTGGCATGGGTGCGCCACTGGTGCTGTTCGCCACCGGCGGCGGCGCCTTGCTGCCGAAATCCGGCAACTGGCTGCTGACCGTGCGCAACACCTTCGGCGTCTTGCTGCTGGCGGTCGCGGTGTGGCTGCTCGAGCGGGTACTGCCCGGCCCGCTGGCCTTGGCGCTGTGGGCGACGCTGGCTGCCGGCAGCGGCTATTTCCTCGCCCGCCGCGGTCGCCTGCGTTTGGGCCTCGGCCGGCATGTCAGCCTGCTCGCCGCCGCGCTGCTGCTTAGTTATGCGGTGAGCGCGGCGGTCGGCGCGGTGCGCGGCGGCTCCGATCCGCTGCGCCCATGGAGCGGCGCCCTGGCCACCGGCGAATGGGTGACTCTGGACAGCGCCAGTGAGCTGGACAGCGCCCTGGCGCGGGCCAAGGCTGCCGGCCAGCCGCTGCTGCTCGACTGGTACGCCGACTGGTGCATCAGCTGCAAGGTCATCGAACGCGAAGTGTTCGGCACCGAGCAAATCAAGGCGCAACTCACCGGCTATCGCTTGATCCGTTTCGACATCACCGCCAGCACCGCCGAACAACGCGCCGTGCTCGACCGTTACAAACTGTTCGGTCCACCGGCGGTCTTGTTGTTCGACGAAAAGGGTGACGAGCGCAGTGATTTGCGTGTCGTAGGTGAGATCGATGCAGCGGCGTTCAGTGCACGCCTACAGAAAGCCGCCGATCGGTAA
- the fis gene encoding DNA-binding transcriptional regulator Fis yields the protein MTTMTETLVSGTAPVSDNVNLKQHLNTPSEEGQTLRGNVEKALHNYFAHLDGQDVSDVYNLVLSEVEAPLLETVMNYVKGNQTKASELLGLNRGTLRKKLKQYDLL from the coding sequence ATGACGACGATGACTGAGACATTAGTGAGTGGAACCGCACCTGTGAGCGACAACGTTAATCTGAAACAGCACCTGAATACGCCGAGCGAAGAAGGGCAAACCCTGCGCGGCAATGTGGAGAAGGCGCTGCACAACTACTTTGCTCACCTCGATGGGCAGGACGTCTCCGATGTCTACAACCTGGTGCTCTCCGAAGTGGAAGCACCGCTCCTGGAAACCGTGATGAACTACGTCAAGGGCAACCAGACCAAGGCCTCCGAACTGCTCGGCCTCAACCGCGGCACGCTGCGCAAGAAGCTCAAACAGTACGACCTGTTGTAA
- a CDS encoding PleD family two-component system response regulator gives MTEPEDLSHDRLKHHFAQRVIHQARQVLEVWQRLQQREWNSADMAELHEANLRLLRYAGRFEQAEHARLASDIDRSLQAVLANNSRLSSHLISELSQVMQRLSRTGLRHGDQLEQTFLPPLRKPVYLALLDHERAERLTRQMESFGVIAQPLANAAAFQAALAERLPAAVVMDVDFSGPDCGLKLAETLQQSLEHKLPLLFYSQEEADTPTRLAAVRAGAKEFYSGNLDASSLIERIEVLTHVAQYDPYRVLVIDDSRAQATHTERVLNSAGIITRSLTGPIRAMDELAEFQPDLIILDMYMPDCSGTELAKVIRQHERYVSVPIIYLSAEDDLSKQLDAMSEAGDDFLTKPIKPRHLIATVRTRAARARSLKARMVRDSLTGLYNHTHTLQLLEDATSRSRRDGKPLSFAMLDIDHFKKVNDSYGHPMGDRVIKSLALFLKQRLRKTDQIGRYGGEEFAVVLPDTDATGAARLLDEIRRRFAEIHYPAHPADLSCTFSCGIAERVDGVDGAALAKRADEALYAAKHGGRNRVNVHQD, from the coding sequence ATGACCGAGCCAGAAGATCTCAGCCACGACCGCCTTAAACACCATTTCGCCCAACGCGTGATCCACCAGGCGCGGCAAGTGCTGGAAGTCTGGCAGCGCTTGCAGCAGCGTGAGTGGAACAGCGCTGACATGGCCGAGTTGCACGAGGCCAATCTGCGTCTGCTGCGCTATGCCGGACGCTTCGAGCAGGCCGAACATGCGCGCCTGGCCAGCGATATTGACCGCAGTCTGCAGGCGGTGCTGGCTAACAACAGCCGCCTCAGCAGCCACCTGATCAGCGAGCTGAGCCAGGTCATGCAGCGTTTGTCACGCACCGGCCTGCGCCATGGCGATCAACTCGAACAAACCTTTCTGCCACCGCTGCGCAAGCCGGTGTACCTGGCATTGCTGGATCACGAGCGCGCCGAACGCCTGACCCGACAAATGGAGTCCTTCGGCGTGATCGCCCAGCCATTGGCCAACGCCGCGGCCTTTCAGGCGGCATTGGCCGAGCGCCTGCCCGCCGCGGTGGTCATGGACGTCGACTTTTCCGGGCCCGACTGCGGCCTAAAACTCGCCGAAACGCTGCAGCAAAGCCTGGAACACAAGCTGCCACTGCTGTTTTACAGTCAGGAAGAAGCCGACACGCCGACCCGTCTGGCCGCCGTGCGCGCCGGCGCCAAGGAGTTCTACAGCGGCAATCTGGACGCATCGAGCCTGATCGAGCGCATCGAAGTCCTCACCCATGTCGCCCAGTACGACCCTTACCGCGTGCTGGTCATCGACGACTCGCGCGCCCAGGCGACGCACACCGAGCGCGTGTTGAACAGCGCCGGGATCATCACCCGCAGCCTTACCGGGCCGATCCGGGCGATGGACGAACTGGCCGAATTCCAGCCCGACCTGATCATCCTCGACATGTACATGCCCGATTGCAGCGGCACCGAGCTGGCCAAGGTGATCCGCCAGCATGAGCGCTATGTCAGCGTGCCGATCATCTATCTGTCCGCTGAGGATGATCTGAGCAAGCAGCTCGACGCGATGAGCGAGGCCGGCGACGACTTCCTCACCAAGCCGATCAAGCCGCGGCACCTGATCGCTACCGTGCGCACTCGTGCCGCCCGCGCGCGCAGCCTCAAGGCGCGCATGGTGCGCGACAGCCTGACCGGCCTGTACAACCACACGCACACCCTGCAATTGCTCGAGGACGCCACCTCGCGGTCGCGCCGCGATGGCAAGCCACTGTCCTTCGCGATGCTCGATATCGACCATTTCAAGAAGGTCAACGACAGCTACGGCCACCCGATGGGCGATCGGGTGATCAAGAGCCTGGCGCTGTTTCTCAAGCAGCGCCTGCGCAAGACCGATCAGATCGGGCGCTACGGTGGCGAGGAGTTCGCCGTGGTGTTGCCCGATACCGATGCAACCGGCGCGGCCCGCCTGCTCGATGAGATTCGCCGACGCTTCGCGGAAATCCATTACCCCGCGCACCCGGCGGACTTGAGTTGCACGTTTAGCTGCGGCATCGCCGAGCGGGTCGACGGCGTCGACGGTGCGGCCCTGGCCAAGCGTGCCGACGAAGCGCTCTACGCCGCCAAACATGGCGGGCGTAACCGGGTGAACGTCCATCAGGACTGA